The following are from one region of the Nicotiana tomentosiformis chromosome 7, ASM39032v3, whole genome shotgun sequence genome:
- the LOC138895456 gene encoding uncharacterized protein translates to MSSEALLRLDKFTKLFPVHFSGTPSEDPHDYLDRFHEVLWNMGIVETNEVDFAVFQMADSAKRWWRDSMLTRPGGSPTLTWEQFSQLFLGKFLPITFGASSRGRGNFGRGHPPRPFHSAIQASYSSPPAPISAPSIRGFQGGYSGRQGQFQGQQSQQTRTCYSCDDLRHIARFCLRSQGSMQQQGSRAMVPAPVTSPPSHPARGRGQVARGGGQTVRGGGQAIRGGGHPVRGRPRDTVQSGVALPRFYALPARPKVESSDAVITCIVPVCHRDASVLFDPGSTYSYVSSYFASYRVIPRDSMSALVCVHSGGRFYHGRSCLPFVCGYYWES, encoded by the exons atgtcttctgaggccttattgagactggataagtttactaagctctttccagttcacttcagtggtacaccttctgaggacccacatgattatcttgaccgcttccATGAGGTactgtggaacatgggtatagttgagaccaatgaggtcgattttgctgtatttcagatggcggattctgccaagaggtggtggagagattctatgttgactagaccaggtGGTTCTCCTACactgacttgggagcagttctcacagctatttctagggaagttcctccctatcacatt tggtgcctcgtctagaggtaggggtaattttggtaggggtcatcctcccaggccgtttcattcagcaatTCAGGCATCCTATAGttcaccaccagctcctattagtgcaccttcgATCCGGGGTTTCcaaggtggttactcaggtcgacagggacaatttcagggtcagcagtcacagcagacGAGGACCTGTTATAGTTGTGatgatctgaggcacattgctagattctgcctcaggtctcagggcagcatgcaacagcagggttctcgtgctatggTTCCAGCACCAGTTACATCACCGCCTTctcatccagctagaggtaggggtcaggtagctagaggtggaggtcagaccgttagaggtggaggtcaggccattagaggtggaggccatccagttagaggccgtcccagggacacagttcagagtggtgTGGCCCTGCCCCGATTTTATGCTCTTCCAGCTAGGCCCAAGGTCGAATCATCtgatgccgtgattacatgtattgttccagtttgccatagagatgcttcagttctatttgatccaggatctacttattcctatgtgtcctcttattttgcttcatatcggGTGATTCCTCGTGATTCTATGAGTGCTCTTGTGTGTGTCcactccggtgggagattctatcatggtagatcatgtctaccattcgtgtgtggttactattgggagtcttga